TCAACGCCGTCGTCCACGACACCGACACCGGGCCGCATCTGCTGGCCGACTGGTCGTGGCCCGACGGCGTACTGACCGAACCCGAGGTGCGGGCGCTGGCCGAGTCCTGGTTCGCCGCCCTCACCGCCCTCGTGTCGCGGACCGGCGACAACGCCGGCACCGGGTCCGGGTCCGGCCTGTCGGTGGCGGGCCTGTCCCGTGACGAGCTCGACGAGTTGGCGGCGGGCCTCGAAGGCTGACCCCGAAGGGCCCGAGAAGCAGAAGAAACAGCGAGACGAGAAGACGACATGACGCAGCCCGCGCTGGCCGACGTACTCCCCCTGACCCCTCTCCAGGAGGGCCTGCTCTTCCACGCCCTGTACGAGCACGAACGGGACGCCCCCGACGTGTACGTCGTCCAGTTGGTCTTCGAACTGGAGGGCCCGGTGGATTCCGAACGCCTCCGCGCCGCCGCCCAGGCGCTGCTGGACCGCCACCCGAACCTGCGGGCGGCCTTCCGGCGACGCCGGGGCGGCCAGCCGGTGCAGGTCGTCCCGCTCCGGGCGACGCTGCCGTGGGCGGAAGCCGATGTGACGGGGCCGGATGCCGACGTCGAGAAGGCGTGGGACGCCCTTCTGGACGAGGACCGGCAGCAGGGGTTCGACCCCGCCACCCCTCCCCTTCTCCGCTGCACCCTGGTCCGCACCGGAGCCGACCGCCACCGGCTGCTCATCACCCACCACCACATCCTGCTCGACGGCTGGTCGGTCTCCGTGCTCCTGCGGGAACTGCTCGCCCTGTACGCCGCCGACGGTGACCCGGCGGTGCTCGCGCCCGCTCCGCCGTACCGCGCCTTCCTCCAGTGGCTGGAGCGCCGGGACCGTGCCGCCGCCGAGACCGCCTGGCGGGAGGCGCTGGCCGACGTGACGGAGTCGACCCGGCTGGCCCCGGACACCCCGTCGAGCGCCGCCTCGGACGCCGAAAACGCCTTGGATCTGGTGCAGGCCCGCACCGAACTGTCGGCGGAGACCGGGGCCGCCCTCACGGCACGCGCCCGGAGCCTCGGCGTCACCGTCAACACCCTGGTCCAGTCCGCCTGGGCGCTCCTCCTGGGCCGGCTGACCGGCCGCGACGACGTCGTCTTCGGCACCACCGTCTCCGGCCGGCCGCCCGAGCTGCCCGGCGTCGAGTCCATGGTCGGCCTGTTCATCAACACCGTCCCGACCCGGGTCCGGCTGCGCCCGGCCGACTCCCTCGGCCGTCTGCTCCACGACGTCCGGGACACCTACGTCCACCTCCTCGACCACCACCATCTCGGCCTGGCCGACATCCAGCGGGCGGCCGGCGTGCCGGAGCTGTTCGACACCCTCCTCGTCTTCGAGAACTACCCGATGGATCCCGAGGCGACCGGCGACGGTGATACGGGCAGCGGCAGTCGGCTCCGCGTCACCGGATCGAGCGGGCGCGACGCGACCCACTATCCGGTGACCCTCGTCGCCGTCCCCGGATCCCGGCCCCGCTTCCGGCTGGCCTACCGCCCCGGGCTGTTCGACGCCGGATGGGCCGACGCCACGCTCGCCCGTCTGGTGCGCATCCTGGAGGCCATGGCCGCCGACCCGGACCTCCCGCAGGGACGCCTGGGCATTCTGGCGCCGTACGAACTCCCCCAGCGGGTCCAGCTCCCGCCGGCCGCGACCCACACCCTGCCCGGCCTCTGGTCGGCCCAGGTCGCGGCCACCCCGGACGCCGACGCCGTACTCGACCGGGGCACCCGGCTCACGTACCGCGAACTGGACGCCCGCGCCGAGCGGTTGGCCGACCGCCTCACCGCCTTCGGTGCGAGCCCGGAACGTGTCGTGGGCATCGCGCTCCCCCGAACGGCCGAGCTGGTCGTCGCCGTCCTCGCGGTACTCAAGTCAGGCGCCGCCTATCTGCCCCTCGACCCCGCCTATCCGGCCGACCGCCTCGCCTACATCGTCGACGACGCCCGTCCGGTCGTCGTCCTCACGACCGCCGAGACCACCGGAGCGCTCCCGAAGGACACACCGACGCTTGACGTCGCTGGCGAGCTGACGACAGATCAGCAACCAGATCAGAAAGCCGAGTTGGGGCCGGAGAACCTCGCGTACATCACCTACACCTCCGGTTCCACCGGTCGCCCCAAGGGTGTGCTGGCCACCCACCGCAACGCCGTCGAGTTCGTCGAGTGGACGCACCGCGAGTTCGGGCACGACCGGCTGGCCAAGGTGCTGTTCTCGACCTCCCTCAACTTCGACGTGTCGGTGTTCGAGATCTTCTCCCCTCTCCTGTGCGGCGGCCGGGTCGAGATCGTCGAGAACCTCCTCGCGCTCACCGACGGCACCCCTCGCGACGCCAGCCTGATCAGCGGCGTGCCCACGGTCATGGCCGGTGTGCTCGCGGAACGACCGGCCGTCTCACCGCACACGGTGGCCCTCGGCGGCGAACCGATCCCCGGGCGGCTCCGCGCCGACATCGAGGCCGCCTTTCCCGGGGTGCGGCTCGTCAACTTCTACGGCCCCACCGAAGCGACGATCTACGCCACCGCCTGGCAGTCGGACCTGCACCCGGACGTCGGCTCCGCGCCTCCCATCGGACATCCCCTGGCCCGCAACCGGGTCCACCTGCTCGATCACGCCCTGCACCCCGTCCCCGACGGAGCCGTCGGGGAGGTCTACGTGGCGGGCGGCGGACCCGCCCGCGGCTACCTCGGCAGGCCCGCCCTCACAGCCGAGCGGTTCGTCGCCGACCCGTTCGGCGAACCGGGGGAACGCCTGTACCGCACGGGCGACCTCGCTGTCCGCGCCCCGGACGGGCAACTTCGTTTCCTGGGCAGGGCCGACCACCAGGTGAAGGTCCGTGGCTTCCGTATCGAACTCGGCGAGGTCGAGGCCGTACTCGCCGCCCACCCGGCCGTCGCGGGCGCGGCAGCGGCGGTGCGGGAGGACGGCCGTGGCGGAAAGCAACTCGTCGCGTACGTCGTCCCCACGCAAGCACCGGCACCAGCACCAGGCGAGGAACCGGAAGGCGGGGCCGTGTCCCCCGACGGGCTCCGCGACCACCTCGCCCGCACTCTCCCCGCCCACATGGTCCCCTCGGCTTTCGTCACGGTCGCCGTCCTCCCCCGTACCGCCAGCGGCAAGCTCGACCGTAAGGCGCTGCCCGCCCCCGACGCGACGCCCCACGGCGCCAAGGCGGCTCCACGTACCAGCATCGAGGAGGCACTGCGTGGCATCTTCGCGGAGATCCTCGGTCTCGATCCGGCCCAGGTCGGTGTCCACGACAGCTTCTTCGACCTCGGCGGCCACTCCCTGCTGGCTCCCCGCCTGACCTCGCGCATCCGCGCCGAACTCGGCACCGACCTGCCCCTGCGCGTCCTCTTCGACACTCCGACCGTGGCGGCGCTGGCCCGCCGGGCGGGCGACGGCGACCGGGCCGCGGACACCGGCGCGGCTCCGCTGGGCCCGGTGCTCCCCCTCCGTACCCGTGGTCACCGCGAACCCCTCTTCTGCCTGCCGCCGGCCTCCGGCCTGTCCTGGGGCTTCGCCGGACTGGCCCGCCATATCGCCCCGGACCGCCCGCTGTACGGACTGCAGTCCCGTGGCCTGGTCCCGGGTCAGGAACCGGCAGGCACCCTCGCCGAGGTGGTCGCCGAGCACACCGCCCGAATCCGCGAGATCCAGCCGCACGGCCCGTACCACCTGCTCGGCTACTCCATGGGCGGTCTCGTCGCGTACGAGGTGGCCGTCGGTCTCCGGGCGGCCGGAGAACAGGTCGCACTGCTCGCGCTGCTCGACGCCTTTCCCGGGGCCTGGACCTCGCAGGGTCCCGCCCCGTCCGACCGCCCGGCACTGCTGCGCAGTCTCCTCAGCATTCTCGGCCGCGAGGCTCCAGTGTGCGGGGACGACGACGAGCCGCTCACTGACGCGCGGTTCGCGGCGCTGGTCCGTCGCGTGGCCGACATGCCAGGCAGTCTCGATGACGCCGAACTGGCCGCCCTGGTCGACGTGACGGCCAACAACCGGCGTCTGCTCGGCGAGTTCGCCCCCACGTCGTACGACGGTGACCTGCTGTTCTTCACAGCCGCGCAGGATCCGGACGCGGTCCCCGACCGGCACGGCGCCTGGCGGCCGTACATCTCGGGCCGCGTCGACAATCACGATCTCCCGTGCTCCCACGGGGAGTTGACCCGGCCCGCGGCACTGGACCGCATCGGGCCGGTGCTGAACAGCCACCTCAGGAGGAACCAGGTATGACCACCAACCCCTTCGACGACGACACCATCGAGCACCTCGTCCTGGTGAACGACGAGGGCCAGCACTCCCTGTGGCCCGCGTTCGCCGACGTCCCAGCCGGCTGGACCGTCGTCCACGGCCGGGCGAGCCGCCAGTCCTGCGTGGACCACGTCGGCGAGCACTGGACCGACATGCGCCCCAAAAGCCTCGTCGAGGCCATGGGTCAGTGAGCACGGACAACACGAAGAACAGCGCGAAGTAACCACGCGAAGAACGAAGAACATGGAGACATCGACGACCATGCGTGACACGACCAAGCTGGTGTGCCTTCCGTACGCGGGCGCGGGCGCCTCGTTCTACCGGCCCTGGACCGCCCTGGCAGGCGCCGAGTTGGAAATCGTGGCGCTGCAACTCCCGGGCCGGGAACGGCTGATCGACGAGGAGCCGTACACGGACGTCCACCGGGCGGTCGACGGGCTCCTCGCCCAACTGCGGGCACGCCTCGGTGCCGAGGGCGGCCGGGTGGCCCTCTTCGGGCACAGCCTCGGCGCGGTGCTCGCCTACGAACTCGCCCACCGGCTGACCGCCGAGCCCGGCGTCGAGCCGGTGCACCTGTTCGTCAGCGGGTCACCTGCGCCCGGCAAGGGGCGTGCGGGTCGGGCCACCGGGCTGTCCGACGACGAATTCCTCGCCCGCGTAGGCGAGTTCGCGGGCTACCGCCACCCCGCCTTCGACGACCCGGAGATGCGCGAGCTGCTCCTGCCCGCCCTGCGCGCGGACGTCGAGATGCACGAGAACCACACCCCGTCGACCGAACTCCCCCTGGACCTGCCCCTCACGGTCCTCCGGGGCCAGGACGACGAGCTGGTCGACCATGACGACGCCGTGTCCTGGAGCAAGTCGACCGCCCGCGACTTCACCTACGTCGAACTCCCCGGCGGTCACATGTACTTGACGGAGGTCGCGCCCGCCCTCCTTCATGTCATCGCCTCGAAACTCACCTCGTAGTTCGCCCCGAAACTCGCCCCAAAGCTCGCTTCTTGAAGGAGTTCCCGATGCGTCTGCACGGAAAGTCGGTCTTCGTCACCGGCGCCGCCCGTGGTCTGGGCCGGGCCACCGCGCTCGCCTGCGCCGCCGAGGGCGCCGATCTCACCCTGCTGGACAT
This genomic interval from Streptomyces sp. B21-083 contains the following:
- a CDS encoding amino acid adenylation domain-containing protein; this translates as MTQPALADVLPLTPLQEGLLFHALYEHERDAPDVYVVQLVFELEGPVDSERLRAAAQALLDRHPNLRAAFRRRRGGQPVQVVPLRATLPWAEADVTGPDADVEKAWDALLDEDRQQGFDPATPPLLRCTLVRTGADRHRLLITHHHILLDGWSVSVLLRELLALYAADGDPAVLAPAPPYRAFLQWLERRDRAAAETAWREALADVTESTRLAPDTPSSAASDAENALDLVQARTELSAETGAALTARARSLGVTVNTLVQSAWALLLGRLTGRDDVVFGTTVSGRPPELPGVESMVGLFINTVPTRVRLRPADSLGRLLHDVRDTYVHLLDHHHLGLADIQRAAGVPELFDTLLVFENYPMDPEATGDGDTGSGSRLRVTGSSGRDATHYPVTLVAVPGSRPRFRLAYRPGLFDAGWADATLARLVRILEAMAADPDLPQGRLGILAPYELPQRVQLPPAATHTLPGLWSAQVAATPDADAVLDRGTRLTYRELDARAERLADRLTAFGASPERVVGIALPRTAELVVAVLAVLKSGAAYLPLDPAYPADRLAYIVDDARPVVVLTTAETTGALPKDTPTLDVAGELTTDQQPDQKAELGPENLAYITYTSGSTGRPKGVLATHRNAVEFVEWTHREFGHDRLAKVLFSTSLNFDVSVFEIFSPLLCGGRVEIVENLLALTDGTPRDASLISGVPTVMAGVLAERPAVSPHTVALGGEPIPGRLRADIEAAFPGVRLVNFYGPTEATIYATAWQSDLHPDVGSAPPIGHPLARNRVHLLDHALHPVPDGAVGEVYVAGGGPARGYLGRPALTAERFVADPFGEPGERLYRTGDLAVRAPDGQLRFLGRADHQVKVRGFRIELGEVEAVLAAHPAVAGAAAAVREDGRGGKQLVAYVVPTQAPAPAPGEEPEGGAVSPDGLRDHLARTLPAHMVPSAFVTVAVLPRTASGKLDRKALPAPDATPHGAKAAPRTSIEEALRGIFAEILGLDPAQVGVHDSFFDLGGHSLLAPRLTSRIRAELGTDLPLRVLFDTPTVAALARRAGDGDRAADTGAAPLGPVLPLRTRGHREPLFCLPPASGLSWGFAGLARHIAPDRPLYGLQSRGLVPGQEPAGTLAEVVAEHTARIREIQPHGPYHLLGYSMGGLVAYEVAVGLRAAGEQVALLALLDAFPGAWTSQGPAPSDRPALLRSLLSILGREAPVCGDDDEPLTDARFAALVRRVADMPGSLDDAELAALVDVTANNRRLLGEFAPTSYDGDLLFFTAAQDPDAVPDRHGAWRPYISGRVDNHDLPCSHGELTRPAALDRIGPVLNSHLRRNQV
- a CDS encoding MbtH family protein produces the protein MTTNPFDDDTIEHLVLVNDEGQHSLWPAFADVPAGWTVVHGRASRQSCVDHVGEHWTDMRPKSLVEAMGQ
- a CDS encoding thioesterase II family protein — translated: MRDTTKLVCLPYAGAGASFYRPWTALAGAELEIVALQLPGRERLIDEEPYTDVHRAVDGLLAQLRARLGAEGGRVALFGHSLGAVLAYELAHRLTAEPGVEPVHLFVSGSPAPGKGRAGRATGLSDDEFLARVGEFAGYRHPAFDDPEMRELLLPALRADVEMHENHTPSTELPLDLPLTVLRGQDDELVDHDDAVSWSKSTARDFTYVELPGGHMYLTEVAPALLHVIASKLTS